From one Micromonospora siamensis genomic stretch:
- a CDS encoding pirin family protein, with translation MTNLLKPQVDVRRADDRFKTNIAWLDSKHSFSFGGHYAPDNTHHGLLLVNNDDIVRPGSGFETHPHRDMEIVTWVLQGSLVHQDSTGHSGVIYPGLAQRMSAGTGILHSEKNDSWRLQGERHSDPVHFVQMWVVPDEAGITPGYEQLEIDDALLSGALVPVASGMDKHDGQSAIRISNRYAALYAARMQPGQSVQLPDAPFLHLFVPRGTVTLEGSGALGTGDAARFTATGGQRVTATEPAEILVWEMHATITG, from the coding sequence ATGACCAACCTGCTCAAGCCCCAGGTGGACGTCCGCCGCGCGGACGACCGGTTCAAGACGAACATCGCCTGGCTCGACTCGAAGCACTCGTTCTCCTTCGGCGGCCACTACGCCCCCGACAACACCCACCACGGCCTGCTGCTGGTCAACAACGACGACATCGTCCGCCCGGGCAGCGGCTTCGAGACCCACCCGCACCGGGACATGGAGATCGTCACCTGGGTGCTCCAGGGCTCGCTGGTGCACCAGGACTCCACCGGCCACTCCGGGGTGATCTATCCCGGCCTGGCCCAGCGGATGAGCGCCGGCACCGGGATCCTGCACTCGGAGAAGAACGACTCGTGGCGGTTGCAGGGCGAGCGGCACAGCGACCCCGTCCACTTCGTGCAGATGTGGGTCGTGCCGGACGAGGCCGGGATCACCCCGGGCTACGAGCAGCTGGAGATCGACGACGCGCTGCTGTCCGGCGCGCTGGTGCCGGTGGCCTCCGGCATGGACAAGCACGACGGGCAGTCCGCCATCCGGATCAGCAACCGGTACGCGGCGCTCTACGCCGCCCGGATGCAGCCCGGGCAGAGCGTCCAGCTGCCCGACGCGCCCTTCCTGCACCTGTTCGTGCCGCGGGGCACGGTGACGCTGGAGGGTTCCGGCGCGCTCGGCACCGGCGACGCGGCGCGCTTCACCGCCACCGGCGGCCAGCGGGTCACCGCCACCGAGCCCGCCGAGATCCTCGTCTGGGAGATGCACGCCACCATCACCGGCTGA
- a CDS encoding YceI family protein, with protein sequence MSTPTTTPLAQLTGTYTIDPSHTRIGFVARHAMVTKVRGAFNEFEGTAVFDGADPAATAVRVAITAASIDTRNAQRDEHLRSNDFLAMETFPEITFVSTAFRQTSESTFDLTGDLTIKGVTNSVTIPFDYEGASTDPFGNLRVGFEGAVTINRKDYGVTWNAALETGGVLVSDKITLEFEVSAIRNA encoded by the coding sequence ATGAGCACCCCGACCACCACCCCGCTGGCCCAGCTGACCGGCACGTACACCATCGACCCGAGCCACACCCGGATCGGCTTCGTGGCCCGGCACGCCATGGTCACCAAGGTCCGCGGCGCGTTCAACGAGTTCGAGGGCACCGCGGTCTTCGACGGCGCCGACCCGGCGGCCACCGCCGTACGCGTGGCCATCACGGCCGCCAGCATCGACACCCGCAACGCCCAGCGCGACGAGCACCTGCGCAGCAACGACTTCCTCGCGATGGAGACCTTCCCGGAGATCACCTTCGTCTCCACCGCCTTCCGGCAGACCAGCGAGAGCACCTTCGACCTCACCGGCGACCTGACCATCAAGGGCGTCACCAACTCCGTGACCATCCCCTTCGACTACGAGGGCGCCTCGACCGACCCGTTCGGCAACCTGCGGGTGGGCTTCGAGGGCGCGGTGACGATCAACCGCAAGGACTACGGCGTCACCTGGAACGCCGCGCTGGAGACCGGCGGCGTCCTGGTCAGCGACAAGATCACCCTGGAGTTCGAGGTCTCCGCGATCCGCAACGCCTGA
- a CDS encoding DUF1015 family protein, translated as MTVVHPIARAWITTGGTGAQNYDEFADDAEITAIIEQNPHSALGIEMPHRAPESLGKSFLDALPDAVARLTEAKADGSYTPAEQVVVLYRITAPGEEPAYGLFAMVDTDQISTSADEPGLVIRNEDVFIAKVRERVALAEALGHLLSPVLLLQTGRGDELHAALAAAAESAGAPAATDTDQSGRTHAIWLLGPGSAQDELTALAGGGELVVADGNHRSLAAQTGGLPRFLAVVTTPASVAIQPYNRLVSELTSSPEELLDRLRAAGAEVTATTGPVEVPATGGVVHLHLAGQGYAVTLPHVGGDRLENLDHALVERIVLRDALGLDPGDKRITYVGGDYPASWLTGEVDAGRAELAILIAPVTVDDFVAVNLAREKMPRKSTWFTPKARGGLVVAELPRPAL; from the coding sequence ATGACGGTCGTGCATCCGATCGCCCGGGCCTGGATCACCACTGGCGGCACCGGCGCGCAGAACTACGACGAGTTCGCCGACGACGCGGAGATCACCGCGATCATCGAGCAGAACCCGCACAGCGCTTTGGGCATCGAGATGCCCCACCGGGCGCCGGAGAGCCTCGGGAAGTCCTTCCTCGACGCGCTCCCGGACGCGGTGGCCCGGCTCACCGAGGCCAAGGCGGACGGCAGCTACACCCCGGCCGAGCAGGTGGTGGTGCTCTACCGGATCACCGCCCCGGGCGAGGAGCCGGCGTACGGGCTGTTCGCCATGGTCGACACCGACCAGATCTCCACCAGCGCCGACGAGCCGGGGCTGGTGATCCGCAACGAGGACGTCTTCATCGCCAAGGTGCGGGAGCGGGTGGCCCTGGCCGAGGCGCTGGGGCACCTGCTCTCACCCGTACTCCTGCTCCAGACCGGCCGGGGCGACGAGCTGCACGCCGCGCTCGCGGCGGCGGCCGAGTCGGCCGGGGCGCCCGCCGCCACCGACACCGACCAGTCGGGGCGGACGCACGCCATCTGGCTGCTGGGCCCCGGGTCGGCGCAGGACGAGCTGACCGCGTTGGCCGGCGGCGGCGAGCTGGTGGTGGCCGACGGCAACCACCGCAGCCTGGCCGCGCAGACCGGCGGCCTGCCCCGCTTCCTCGCGGTGGTCACCACGCCCGCCTCGGTGGCGATCCAGCCCTACAACCGGCTGGTCAGCGAGCTGACCAGCAGCCCGGAGGAGCTGCTCGACCGGCTCCGCGCCGCCGGGGCCGAGGTCACCGCGACCACCGGCCCGGTCGAGGTCCCGGCGACCGGCGGCGTCGTGCACCTGCACCTCGCCGGCCAGGGGTACGCGGTCACCCTGCCGCACGTCGGCGGCGACCGGCTGGAGAACCTGGACCACGCCCTGGTCGAGCGGATCGTCCTGCGCGACGCCCTCGGGCTGGACCCGGGTGACAAGCGGATCACCTACGTGGGTGGCGACTACCCGGCCTCCTGGCTGACCGGCGAGGTCGACGCGGGCCGGGCCGAGCTGGCGATCCTGATCGCCCCGGTGACCGTGGACGACTTCGTCGCGGTGAACCTGGCCCGGGAGAAGATGCCGCGCAAGAGCACCTGGTTCACCCCGAAGGCCCGCGGTGGTCTCGTGGTGGCCGAGCTGCCGCGCCCGGCGCTGTGA
- a CDS encoding ribose-5-phosphate isomerase — MRVYLGSDHAGFELKVHLANHLAKQGYELVDVGPHAYDPDDDYPTFCLHTGDRVVGDPGSLGVVIGGSGNGEQIAANKIAGVRAALAWNIDTAQLAREHNDANVVAVGARQHTLDEATAIVEAFLGTPFSGNPRHARRINQLADYERTRELPDLPA; from the coding sequence ATGCGCGTCTACCTGGGATCCGACCACGCCGGTTTCGAGTTGAAGGTGCACCTGGCCAACCATCTGGCCAAGCAGGGGTACGAGCTGGTCGACGTCGGCCCGCACGCCTACGACCCCGACGACGACTACCCGACGTTCTGCCTGCACACCGGGGACCGGGTGGTGGGCGACCCGGGCAGCCTCGGGGTGGTCATCGGCGGCTCCGGCAACGGCGAGCAGATCGCCGCCAACAAGATCGCCGGGGTGCGGGCCGCACTGGCCTGGAACATCGACACCGCGCAGCTGGCCCGTGAGCACAACGACGCCAACGTCGTGGCGGTGGGCGCCCGCCAGCACACCCTGGACGAGGCGACCGCCATCGTCGAGGCGTTCCTCGGCACGCCGTTCTCCGGCAACCCCCGGCACGCCCGCCGGATCAACCAGCTGGCCGACTACGAGCGGACCCGCGAGCTGCCCGACCTGCCGGCCTGA
- a CDS encoding Hsp70 family protein has translation MVGQHDGSALGVDLGTSNTVAVLRWPDGRTRPLLFDGQPILPSGVYADAEGALHVGRDAQRLGQAEPRRYEPNPKRRVDEATVPLGDREYSPAELLAATLRAVADSAVGAVGFLPPAVVTYPAAWDEDRRQVLHDALRLAGWPEAAEHTLSGPVPPGTRLLKEPVAAARYYTETLRRPVPVGAAIAVFDFGGGTLDVAVVRNEGADPWGDSGFRVVSTGGVPDLGGLDLDAALVELLGELVGADHPQEWERLSSPETSTGRRDSQQLWEAVRGAKEMLSRGLISPVAVPGVEEAAQLTRNDLERLATPLLARAVDETRKVIAAADLEPTGLAGLFLVGGSSRVPLVARMLHAELGVAPTVLEQPELPVAEGALTDIPLPRSARPAGRSATPSPAAGPARTPTPTPLDDDPELTVPVASPPAPAPGAGWPGGPAAAPATRRRRRAVWVTLGAVLALAGVAGAGVLYWLNRDPYPALRFRNVSEIARTEAAPERPTGMFTAMLDDRAYLAQQLDDDRLDVRAVRAGTGDELWRVRSSVSTPQWASIQAVPGGLLLVGGTSGPGPGRELLFLDGDSGQQRWRHPIGDNDKVFVGPRTAVWVDRAGGRLVGLGVTDGEQKWVKASPHDRYDDTDTQVVVLSTDKSLGGASYYTGKPRTPWVGDVDRLVQVGADRSVRLIDLSSGKLLRERPNVADVDDRVVAYQDRLYVTENQSGYRLLSYDLETLGEPTTLYTSPDDQRRPLDLVACGEHRACVLEGRTGDAERTEVVAAAEGEAVRRWAAPRAEDLVPLGEHLLARRTSSDQSVTLYDPRGKAVLADRTGVGVRVDGGNLLIFAEPPSTVEDDRSVAGMSVDGDMPFEMGQLTDVRSESCSWNAEVIACGAEKNFVLYRFAD, from the coding sequence ATGGTAGGCCAGCACGACGGTTCGGCCCTCGGCGTCGACCTCGGAACGTCCAACACGGTGGCCGTGTTGCGCTGGCCCGACGGGCGCACCCGGCCGCTGCTCTTCGACGGCCAGCCGATCCTGCCCTCCGGGGTGTACGCCGACGCCGAGGGCGCGCTGCACGTCGGCCGGGACGCGCAACGGCTGGGCCAGGCCGAACCCCGGCGGTACGAGCCGAACCCGAAACGCCGGGTGGACGAGGCGACCGTGCCCCTCGGCGACCGGGAGTACTCCCCGGCGGAACTCCTCGCCGCGACGCTGCGCGCGGTGGCGGACTCGGCGGTCGGCGCGGTGGGTTTCCTGCCGCCGGCCGTGGTGACCTATCCGGCCGCGTGGGACGAGGACCGGCGGCAGGTGCTCCACGACGCGCTGCGGCTGGCCGGTTGGCCGGAGGCCGCCGAGCACACCCTCTCCGGACCGGTCCCGCCCGGCACCCGGCTGCTCAAGGAACCGGTGGCCGCGGCCCGCTACTACACCGAGACGCTGCGCCGGCCGGTGCCGGTGGGAGCCGCCATCGCCGTCTTCGACTTCGGCGGCGGCACCCTCGACGTGGCGGTGGTCCGCAACGAGGGCGCCGACCCGTGGGGTGACTCCGGCTTCCGGGTCGTCTCCACCGGCGGCGTGCCCGACCTCGGCGGGCTGGACCTGGACGCGGCGCTGGTCGAGCTGCTCGGTGAGCTGGTCGGCGCCGACCACCCGCAGGAGTGGGAGCGGCTGAGCAGCCCGGAGACCTCGACCGGCCGACGCGACAGCCAGCAGCTCTGGGAGGCCGTACGCGGGGCCAAGGAGATGCTCTCCCGCGGGCTGATCTCCCCGGTGGCGGTGCCCGGAGTGGAGGAGGCCGCCCAGCTCACCCGCAACGACCTGGAGCGGCTGGCCACGCCGCTGCTCGCCCGGGCGGTGGACGAGACCCGCAAGGTGATCGCCGCGGCCGACCTCGAACCCACCGGCCTGGCCGGCCTGTTCCTGGTCGGCGGCTCGTCCCGGGTGCCGCTGGTCGCCCGGATGCTGCACGCCGAGCTGGGTGTCGCGCCGACCGTGCTGGAGCAGCCCGAACTGCCGGTCGCCGAGGGCGCCCTGACCGACATCCCGCTGCCCCGCAGCGCCCGCCCGGCCGGCCGTTCGGCCACCCCCTCGCCGGCCGCCGGCCCCGCCCGCACACCCACTCCCACCCCGCTGGACGACGACCCCGAGCTGACCGTGCCGGTCGCCTCTCCCCCCGCCCCGGCGCCCGGCGCCGGCTGGCCGGGCGGGCCCGCGGCGGCCCCCGCCACCCGCCGGCGACGGCGGGCGGTGTGGGTCACCCTCGGTGCGGTGCTCGCCCTGGCCGGCGTGGCCGGCGCGGGGGTGCTGTACTGGCTGAACCGGGACCCCTATCCGGCGCTGCGGTTCCGCAACGTCAGCGAGATCGCCCGCACCGAGGCCGCCCCGGAACGACCGACCGGCATGTTCACCGCGATGCTCGACGACCGCGCCTACCTCGCCCAGCAGCTCGACGACGATCGGCTGGACGTCCGGGCGGTCCGGGCCGGCACCGGCGACGAGCTGTGGCGGGTACGCAGCTCGGTCAGCACGCCGCAGTGGGCGTCCATCCAGGCGGTGCCCGGCGGGCTGCTCCTGGTCGGCGGGACGTCCGGCCCCGGCCCCGGCCGCGAACTGCTCTTCCTCGACGGCGACTCGGGCCAGCAGCGGTGGCGGCACCCGATCGGCGACAACGACAAGGTCTTCGTCGGCCCGCGGACGGCGGTCTGGGTGGACCGGGCCGGTGGTCGCCTGGTCGGCCTCGGGGTGACCGACGGCGAACAGAAGTGGGTCAAGGCCAGCCCGCACGACCGGTACGACGACACCGACACCCAGGTGGTGGTGCTGAGCACCGACAAGTCCCTCGGCGGGGCCTCGTACTACACCGGCAAGCCCCGCACCCCGTGGGTGGGTGACGTCGACCGGCTGGTCCAGGTCGGCGCCGACCGGTCCGTCCGGCTGATCGACCTGTCCAGCGGCAAGCTGCTGCGCGAACGGCCCAACGTCGCCGACGTGGACGACCGGGTGGTGGCGTACCAGGACCGGCTGTACGTGACGGAGAACCAGAGCGGCTACCGGCTGCTCTCCTACGACCTGGAGACGCTGGGCGAGCCGACCACGCTGTACACCAGCCCCGACGACCAGCGCCGCCCGCTAGACCTGGTGGCCTGCGGCGAGCACCGGGCGTGCGTACTGGAGGGACGGACCGGCGACGCCGAGCGCACCGAGGTGGTCGCGGCGGCCGAGGGCGAGGCGGTACGCCGGTGGGCGGCGCCGCGGGCCGAGGACCTGGTGCCGCTGGGCGAGCACCTGCTGGCCCGGCGCACCTCCTCGGACCAGTCCGTCACCCTCTACGACCCACGGGGGAAGGCGGTGCTCGCCGACCGGACCGGGGTGGGGGTCCGGGTCGACGGCGGCAACCTGCTGATCTTCGCCGAGCCGCCCAGCACCGTCGAGGACGACCGCAGCGTCGCCGGGATGTCCGTCGACGGCGACATGCCGTTCGAGATGGGCCAGCTCACCGACGTACGCAGCGAGTCCTGCTCGTGGAACGCCGAGGTGATCGCCTGCGGCGCGGAGAAGAACTTCGTGCTGTACCGGTTCGCCGACTGA
- a CDS encoding mycothiol-dependent nitroreductase Rv2466c family protein — translation MAERVAVDMWFDPICPWAWITSRWLLEVEQVRDVDIRFHVMSLSVLNEGRDLPEQYQELMKSGWGPVRVCIAVGQQHGPDAVRKLYTALGTRIHLGKEQLGRELFAAALTDAGLDPALADAADSTEYDEALRASHEAGMRPVGTDVGTPVVHAPGPDGRMVAFFGPVITPAPKGEAAGRLYDGVLLVAGTPGFYELKRTREQGPIFD, via the coding sequence GTGGCCGAGCGTGTCGCCGTTGACATGTGGTTCGACCCGATCTGTCCGTGGGCGTGGATCACTTCCCGTTGGCTGCTCGAGGTCGAGCAGGTCCGGGACGTGGACATCCGCTTCCACGTCATGAGCCTCTCCGTCCTGAACGAGGGACGGGACCTGCCCGAGCAGTACCAGGAGCTGATGAAGTCCGGCTGGGGTCCGGTACGGGTCTGCATCGCCGTCGGGCAGCAGCACGGGCCGGACGCCGTCCGCAAGCTCTACACCGCCCTCGGCACCCGGATCCACCTGGGCAAGGAGCAGCTGGGCCGCGAGCTCTTCGCCGCCGCGCTCACCGACGCCGGGCTCGACCCGGCGCTCGCCGACGCCGCCGACTCCACCGAGTACGACGAGGCGTTGCGGGCCAGCCACGAGGCCGGCATGCGGCCGGTCGGCACCGACGTGGGCACCCCGGTGGTGCACGCCCCCGGACCGGACGGGCGGATGGTCGCCTTCTTCGGCCCGGTGATCACCCCGGCCCCGAAGGGCGAGGCGGCGGGCCGGCTCTACGACGGCGTCCTGCTGGTCGCCGGCACCCCCGGCTTCTACGAGCTCAAGCGCACCCGCGAGCAGGGGCCCATCTTCGACTGA
- a CDS encoding propionyl-CoA synthetase: MGAYRSAYERSIADPAGFWWEAAADIDWFRAPERILDDGAAPLYRWFPDAELNTCHNALDRHVAAGHGDRPALIHDSPVTGTTRTLTYAELLAETARFAGALRRLGVGRGDRVLLYLAMVPEAVVAMLACARIGAVHSVVFGGFAAHELAVRIDDARPKVVVATSCGIEVDRVVAYHPILSAALAEAEHAPQRCVVVQRPQGPAELVAGRDLDWAEAVADAEPVDCVPVAATDPLYVLYTSGTTGRPKGVVRDNGGHAVALRWSMRNVYDIGPGDVFWAASDVGWVVGHSYIVYAPLLTGATTVLYEGKPVGTPDAGAFWRVIAQHRVAALFTAPTAIRAIRRQDPDGELIRRSDLSCLRTLFLAGERLDPDTWEWAGRQLGVPVVDNWWQTETGWPVAANPRGLEPLPLKPGSPSVPVPGYDIRVVDPAGREVPAGTDGSIVIRLPLPPGCLPTLWGDDERYVRSYLTTFPGHYLTGDGGRFDDDGYLYVMGRTDDVINVAGHRLSTGAMEEVLAGHPAVAECAVIGVADALKGQVPSGYVVLRAGAEVDEEALAGELVALVRQRIGPVAAFRRVTVVPALPKTRSGKILRRTMRALVEGRDEPVPATIDDPSTLAVFRGPGVEG; the protein is encoded by the coding sequence ATGGGCGCGTATCGATCAGCGTACGAGCGGAGCATCGCCGACCCGGCCGGTTTCTGGTGGGAGGCGGCGGCGGACATCGACTGGTTCCGGGCACCGGAGCGCATCCTCGACGACGGCGCGGCGCCGCTGTACCGGTGGTTCCCGGACGCCGAGCTGAACACCTGCCACAACGCGCTGGACCGGCACGTGGCGGCCGGCCACGGTGACCGGCCGGCGTTGATCCACGACAGCCCGGTCACCGGCACCACCCGCACCCTCACGTACGCCGAGCTGCTGGCCGAGACGGCCCGGTTCGCCGGCGCGCTGCGCCGCCTCGGCGTGGGCCGGGGCGACCGGGTGCTGCTCTACCTGGCCATGGTCCCCGAGGCGGTGGTCGCCATGCTGGCCTGCGCCCGGATCGGCGCGGTCCACTCGGTGGTGTTCGGCGGCTTCGCCGCGCACGAGCTGGCGGTACGCATCGACGACGCCCGGCCGAAGGTGGTGGTGGCCACCTCCTGCGGCATCGAGGTGGACCGGGTGGTCGCGTACCACCCGATCCTGTCCGCGGCGCTCGCCGAGGCGGAGCACGCGCCGCAGCGGTGCGTGGTCGTGCAGCGGCCGCAGGGTCCGGCCGAGCTGGTCGCCGGCCGCGACCTGGACTGGGCGGAGGCGGTGGCGGACGCCGAGCCGGTCGACTGCGTGCCGGTGGCCGCGACGGACCCGCTCTACGTCCTGTACACCTCCGGAACCACCGGCCGGCCGAAGGGCGTGGTCCGGGACAACGGCGGGCACGCGGTCGCGTTGCGCTGGTCGATGCGCAACGTCTACGACATCGGGCCGGGTGACGTCTTCTGGGCCGCCTCCGACGTGGGCTGGGTGGTCGGCCACTCCTACATCGTGTACGCGCCGCTGCTCACCGGCGCCACCACCGTGCTCTACGAGGGCAAGCCGGTGGGCACCCCGGACGCCGGCGCGTTCTGGCGGGTGATCGCGCAGCACCGGGTGGCGGCCCTGTTCACCGCGCCGACCGCGATCCGGGCGATCCGCCGGCAGGACCCGGACGGCGAGCTGATCCGCCGGTCCGACCTGAGCTGCCTGCGTACCCTCTTCCTGGCCGGCGAACGGCTCGACCCGGACACCTGGGAGTGGGCGGGGCGGCAGCTGGGCGTGCCGGTGGTGGACAACTGGTGGCAGACCGAGACGGGTTGGCCGGTGGCGGCGAACCCGCGCGGCCTGGAGCCGCTGCCGCTCAAGCCCGGCTCGCCCTCGGTGCCGGTGCCCGGGTACGACATCCGGGTCGTCGACCCGGCCGGCCGGGAGGTGCCGGCGGGCACCGACGGCTCGATCGTGATCCGGCTGCCGTTGCCGCCGGGCTGCCTGCCCACCCTCTGGGGCGACGACGAGCGGTACGTGCGCTCCTACCTGACGACGTTTCCCGGTCACTACCTGACCGGCGACGGCGGCCGGTTCGACGACGACGGCTACCTGTACGTGATGGGCCGCACCGACGACGTGATCAACGTGGCCGGACACCGGCTCTCCACCGGGGCGATGGAGGAGGTGCTGGCCGGGCATCCGGCGGTGGCCGAGTGCGCGGTGATCGGGGTGGCCGACGCGCTCAAGGGCCAGGTGCCCAGCGGGTACGTGGTGCTGCGGGCCGGCGCCGAGGTCGACGAGGAGGCGCTCGCCGGTGAGCTCGTCGCCCTGGTGCGGCAGCGGATCGGCCCGGTGGCCGCGTTCCGCCGGGTGACCGTGGTGCCGGCGTTGCCGAAGACCCGCTCCGGCAAGATCCTGCGCCGGACGATGCGCGCCCTGGTGGAGGGGCGCGACGAGCCGGTGCCGGCGACCATCGACGACCCGTCGACCCTGGCCGTCTTCCGCGGGCCGGGCGTCGAGGGCTGA
- a CDS encoding GNAT family N-acetyltransferase: MIDIEVGRAEDFDEIGQLLGTAFHETPDPEVHEIERGVFEPDRSLLVRDEGRIVAHAAAFTRELAVPGASVPAAHVTMVSVAPTHRRRGLLTALMRRQLREIRDAGREPVAALWASEGRIYPRFGYGSAAPRLTLEADLTELRLPGPAPDEGRLRLARPDECQADLARLYERLRAERPGWSARDGRWWHYVLSDVAARRGGATERRVLLHDGPDGVDGYALYRTKEHWERSGPRGQVLVEEVVAATPEAYRAIWRLLFSLDLTRRLAYTRAAVDEPLLRLVDEPRALAGQLVDGLWVRVVDVPAALAARRYATAVDTVIEVTDGLLPENSGRWHLVGDGSGARCTGTDRPAELACDVRALGELYLGGTGLTALAAAGRVRELRPGALVAAGPGFGWHRAPVAMEIF; the protein is encoded by the coding sequence ATGATAGACATCGAGGTGGGCCGCGCCGAGGACTTCGACGAGATCGGCCAACTGCTGGGCACGGCCTTCCACGAGACGCCGGACCCCGAGGTGCACGAGATCGAGCGGGGCGTCTTCGAACCCGACCGGTCCCTGCTGGTCCGCGACGAGGGCAGGATCGTCGCGCACGCCGCGGCGTTCACCCGGGAGCTAGCCGTGCCCGGGGCGAGCGTGCCGGCCGCGCACGTGACGATGGTCTCGGTCGCGCCCACCCACCGGCGGCGTGGCCTGCTCACCGCCCTGATGCGCCGGCAGCTGCGGGAGATCCGGGACGCCGGCCGGGAGCCGGTCGCCGCGCTCTGGGCCAGCGAGGGCCGGATCTACCCCCGGTTCGGGTACGGCTCGGCCGCCCCGCGGCTCACCCTGGAGGCCGACCTCACCGAGCTGCGGCTGCCCGGGCCCGCCCCGGACGAGGGCCGGCTGCGGCTGGCCCGCCCCGACGAATGCCAGGCCGACCTGGCCCGGCTGTACGAGCGGCTGCGCGCCGAACGGCCCGGCTGGTCCGCGCGGGACGGCCGGTGGTGGCACTACGTGCTCAGCGACGTGGCCGCCCGGCGCGGCGGGGCCACCGAGCGGCGGGTGCTGCTGCACGACGGCCCCGACGGGGTGGACGGGTACGCGCTGTACCGGACGAAGGAGCACTGGGAGCGCAGCGGCCCGCGCGGCCAGGTGCTGGTCGAGGAGGTGGTGGCGGCCACGCCGGAGGCGTACCGGGCGATCTGGCGGCTGCTGTTCTCGCTGGACCTGACCCGGCGGCTGGCGTACACCCGGGCGGCGGTGGACGAGCCGCTGCTCCGGCTGGTCGACGAGCCCCGGGCCCTGGCCGGCCAGCTCGTCGACGGGCTCTGGGTGCGGGTGGTGGACGTGCCGGCCGCGCTGGCCGCCCGCCGGTACGCCACCGCCGTCGACACGGTGATCGAGGTCACCGACGGGCTGCTGCCGGAGAACTCCGGCCGCTGGCACCTCGTCGGCGACGGGTCCGGGGCCCGCTGCACGGGGACCGACCGGCCCGCGGAGCTCGCCTGCGACGTCCGCGCCCTCGGTGAGCTCTATCTGGGCGGGACCGGCCTGACCGCCCTGGCCGCCGCCGGACGGGTCCGCGAGCTGCGGCCGGGGGCGCTCGTCGCAGCCGGACCGGGGTTCGGCTGGCACCGCGCCCCCGTAGCGATGGAGATCTTCTGA